The following coding sequences are from one Paenibacillus tundrae window:
- a CDS encoding PepSY domain-containing protein, with protein sequence MNKTKLWIGSLSAAVLLGGSAVAASGSVNGQSVQTTPTSTSQSTTQNQSNTGKLLTVTQAKAAALKAADGNGKVDDVDLERRNGQIIYEVEIDRRGSNDVIVRLDAYTGKVLAVVNDDDDDDDYNGAVTNNSSSTSASNQVKLTVAQASDIALKQVTGAKVTKVELDHDDGRYVYEIELRTAQGEADVDIDANTGKVLSFDQDFDDED encoded by the coding sequence ATGAACAAAACTAAATTATGGATTGGAAGCTTATCAGCAGCCGTATTATTGGGAGGCTCAGCGGTAGCCGCGAGTGGAAGTGTGAATGGACAATCGGTACAGACGACACCGACATCTACTTCACAATCAACAACCCAGAACCAGAGCAATACGGGAAAATTACTTACGGTGACACAAGCCAAAGCGGCAGCTCTAAAAGCAGCTGATGGCAATGGCAAAGTGGACGATGTGGATCTGGAACGTCGCAATGGACAGATTATCTATGAAGTAGAGATCGACAGACGAGGAAGCAATGACGTTATCGTTCGTTTAGATGCTTACACAGGCAAAGTTCTTGCGGTGGTAAATGACGACGATGATGACGATGATTATAACGGTGCTGTAACCAACAATTCATCCAGCACGTCTGCATCGAATCAGGTTAAATTAACGGTAGCTCAGGCTTCCGACATCGCATTAAAACAAGTGACAGGTGCCAAAGTAACCAAAGTCGAGCTGGATCATGACGATGGTCGTTATGTCTATGAGATCGAGTTGAGAACGGCACAAGGTGAAGCTGATGTGGATATCGATGCCAACACAGGTAAAGTGCTGTCATTCGATCAAGACTTTGATGACGAAGATTAA
- a CDS encoding PepSY domain-containing protein: protein MEEYREQPEMKRQEHRLSNKSRFQRPVWWSLAALVLLLILAVSWWKPWQSGRVMLTAEAAEQSVLAQYPGGEIVNSTLKDGTYLMQLRTETGLYDVQLDAVTSTVNSIKRLESNPQAEEKTLWSREQIKTELQKQTDGELDSLELVEQQGSPVYNAILIMKDNSREQWTVDPYNGQKQSSKVLDAPAVNEPAQENNKPQFLSEKQAEQKALARVPGEVDDIELRGTNSGNPYYLVEIDLEDGREAIVQVNAISGAIRSVTWDEDED from the coding sequence ATGGAGGAATATCGGGAGCAGCCTGAAATGAAGCGACAGGAACATCGTCTTTCAAATAAATCGAGGTTCCAGCGTCCGGTATGGTGGAGCCTGGCGGCACTCGTGCTGTTGTTGATATTAGCAGTTAGTTGGTGGAAGCCGTGGCAATCTGGCCGTGTAATGTTGACGGCAGAGGCTGCCGAGCAATCGGTGCTGGCTCAATATCCTGGGGGAGAGATTGTGAACTCTACGTTGAAGGATGGGACGTATCTCATGCAGCTTCGAACCGAAACGGGGTTATATGACGTTCAACTTGATGCGGTAACCTCTACGGTGAATTCCATTAAACGACTGGAGTCTAACCCACAAGCCGAAGAGAAAACCTTGTGGAGCCGGGAGCAAATTAAGACCGAATTACAGAAACAAACGGATGGTGAATTGGACTCACTTGAACTGGTTGAACAACAAGGTAGCCCGGTATATAACGCTATATTGATTATGAAGGACAACAGCCGTGAGCAATGGACGGTTGATCCCTATAACGGGCAGAAGCAGTCTTCGAAAGTATTGGATGCTCCTGCGGTAAACGAGCCAGCCCAAGAAAACAACAAGCCGCAATTCTTGAGCGAGAAGCAGGCTGAGCAGAAGGCACTTGCCCGAGTGCCAGGGGAAGTGGATGATATTGAACTCCGTGGCACGAACAGCGGTAATCCATATTATCTGGTTGAAATTGACCTGGAGGATGGCAGGGAAGCGATTGTTCAGGTGAATGCAATCTCTGGCGCAATCCGTTCCGTAACATGGGACGAGGATGAAGATTAA
- a CDS encoding sensor histidine kinase produces the protein MSLKSKIYGYSSVLFAVLLIAVNLSVYIVFERMSINNEIKRIEGEAESIVKGVRQSAGSIPPDDLLRAYAPLDGMLRIVNEDGTSSAPVTAETGEQLSKLSYTYESEKRSEYLQIGEIGYVWVSLPVIWPDGEVVNVQVTESIAETERGLSVLRTVLVAVTIIALIPAIISSRILANRMTRPIQQMTRTMGDIQSSGQFKRLSLDAKSKDELNTMGQTFNRMMDLLESNFERQERFVSDASHELKTPLTIIESYASLLQRRGKERPEVFDEAVEAILSESIRMREMTEQLLLLAKQPEQWNVQLERVDINRLVQDSTRAFREAYHREVICHDAGHIWAISDESKLKQLLFILLDNARKYSEAQIEVHVKTHHQESWIQIVDTGIGMSEADLAKVFDRFYRVDPARTRGSGESGSGLGLSLAKDIAGAVGARIELISTEGVGTTATIILPSSVQRGSLS, from the coding sequence ATGAGTTTGAAAAGTAAGATTTACGGATATTCTTCCGTACTGTTTGCTGTGCTTTTAATCGCTGTTAATTTGTCCGTGTATATTGTATTTGAGCGAATGTCGATTAATAACGAGATCAAGCGGATTGAAGGAGAAGCGGAGTCTATTGTAAAAGGAGTGCGACAGTCTGCCGGATCGATTCCGCCGGACGACTTGTTACGTGCCTACGCGCCGCTGGACGGCATGCTGCGGATTGTAAACGAGGACGGCACCAGCTCCGCACCGGTAACGGCAGAGACAGGAGAGCAGCTAAGCAAGCTCTCCTATACATATGAAAGTGAGAAGAGATCCGAGTACCTCCAGATTGGAGAGATCGGTTATGTCTGGGTATCACTACCTGTTATCTGGCCGGATGGTGAAGTGGTGAATGTGCAAGTCACCGAGAGCATTGCCGAGACCGAGCGTGGTCTATCTGTGCTTCGAACTGTTCTGGTTGCTGTGACAATCATTGCGTTGATTCCCGCCATCATCTCCAGCCGGATTCTAGCTAACCGGATGACTAGGCCAATCCAACAAATGACACGTACGATGGGAGACATCCAGTCTAGTGGTCAGTTCAAGCGTCTTTCACTGGATGCCAAGTCCAAGGATGAGTTGAATACGATGGGACAGACATTTAATCGCATGATGGATCTGCTGGAATCAAACTTTGAGCGGCAAGAACGCTTTGTCTCAGATGCCTCTCATGAATTGAAAACACCGCTGACCATTATTGAGAGCTACGCGAGTTTGCTCCAGCGACGAGGGAAGGAACGCCCTGAGGTGTTTGACGAAGCCGTTGAAGCTATTCTGTCCGAGTCGATCCGTATGCGGGAGATGACGGAGCAACTGTTATTGCTAGCGAAGCAGCCAGAGCAGTGGAATGTGCAACTAGAGCGAGTGGATATTAACCGACTCGTGCAGGATTCCACGAGAGCATTCCGTGAAGCCTACCATCGTGAGGTGATCTGTCACGATGCAGGACATATATGGGCTATCAGCGATGAGAGTAAGCTGAAGCAGCTCTTGTTTATTTTGCTGGATAACGCTCGAAAGTATAGTGAGGCACAGATTGAAGTTCATGTTAAGACACATCATCAGGAGAGCTGGATACAGATTGTGGACACAGGGATCGGCATGAGTGAAGCGGATCTAGCCAAAGTATTTGACCGATTCTATCGCGTTGATCCGGCGAGAACGCGTGGTAGCGGAGAGAGCGGATCGGGTCTCGGCTTGTCTTTGGCCAAGGATATTGCCGGAGCGGTTGGTGCACGTATTGAGTTGATCAGCACAGAGGGTGTTGGGACGACGGCTACAATTATTTTGCCATCTTCTGTACAGCGTGGCTCACTCTCATGA
- a CDS encoding response regulator transcription factor, protein MNEAVLVIEDEPKISRLLELELQYEGYQVGKAGSGTEGLEMVADRQWDLILLDIMLPGLSGIEVLRRIRAKDARIPILMLTAKDSVEDKVSGLDLGANDYITKPFRIEELLARVRAALRLSAAASTVSSTSASTSPDMNHVSSASSPELTSGWLTAAGLKLNEGTREVSRDGTQIELTPREFDLLVYLLQNQRQVLSREQIVQAVWGYDYYGDTNVVDVYIRYVRKKVDNGFTPPLIHTVRGVGYVLKEQL, encoded by the coding sequence ATGAATGAAGCTGTATTGGTGATTGAGGATGAACCGAAAATATCGCGCCTGCTTGAACTGGAGCTGCAATACGAGGGGTACCAGGTAGGTAAGGCGGGCAGTGGAACAGAGGGACTCGAAATGGTTGCGGACAGGCAGTGGGATCTTATCCTACTGGATATTATGTTGCCTGGTCTGAGCGGGATTGAAGTGCTGCGCCGTATTCGTGCGAAGGATGCGAGAATTCCAATCCTCATGCTTACCGCTAAAGATTCGGTAGAGGACAAAGTGTCTGGGCTTGATCTCGGAGCCAATGACTACATTACCAAACCATTTCGAATTGAAGAGCTGCTTGCTCGTGTGCGGGCAGCACTGCGATTAAGTGCGGCAGCATCAACTGTCTCATCTACCTCTGCATCGACATCACCGGACATGAATCATGTTTCTTCTGCGAGCTCCCCTGAGCTTACTTCAGGCTGGCTTACTGCGGCTGGACTGAAACTAAATGAAGGTACACGGGAGGTATCCCGGGATGGCACACAGATTGAACTTACACCACGTGAGTTCGATCTGCTTGTATATTTGCTTCAGAATCAGCGTCAAGTACTCAGTCGGGAGCAGATTGTACAGGCGGTCTGGGGATATGATTATTATGGAGATACCAATGTGGTAGATGTATATATCCGATATGTGCGCAAGAAAGTAGATAACGGCTTCACGCCGCCATTAATACATACCGTTCGGGGCGTCGGGTACGTCCTGAAGGAACAGTTATGA
- a CDS encoding SDR family oxidoreductase: MNVLVIGANGQIGKLLVEQLVQEGKHQVTAMIRKPEQADALKEIGASVVMGDLEGSVDDLAQAMKDQNAIVFTAGSGGSTGPDKTLLIDLDGAVKTMEAAEQQGISRYILVSAYGADQRDKWPDEIKPYYVAKHYADRALFASELNYTIIRPGGLKNESGTGQVAVGTDLKPGSIAREDVARVIAASLQEEKTYRRAFDLIAGNDSVQDALSTL, encoded by the coding sequence ATGAACGTATTAGTGATTGGAGCAAATGGACAGATTGGTAAGCTGTTGGTGGAACAGCTGGTGCAGGAAGGCAAGCATCAAGTCACGGCTATGATTCGCAAACCGGAGCAGGCAGATGCTCTGAAGGAGATCGGCGCGAGTGTCGTAATGGGCGACCTAGAGGGGAGCGTCGATGATCTGGCTCAGGCGATGAAGGATCAGAATGCGATTGTGTTTACAGCCGGATCAGGCGGCTCCACAGGACCAGACAAAACACTGCTGATTGACCTTGATGGTGCGGTGAAAACGATGGAGGCTGCTGAGCAACAAGGAATCTCCAGATACATTCTGGTCAGTGCATATGGCGCGGATCAGCGTGATAAATGGCCAGATGAGATCAAGCCGTATTACGTGGCGAAGCACTATGCGGATCGTGCATTGTTTGCAAGTGAGCTGAATTATACCATTATCCGCCCCGGCGGCCTGAAGAACGAATCAGGTACAGGTCAAGTTGCCGTTGGCACAGATCTCAAACCGGGAAGCATTGCGCGTGAAGATGTAGCTCGTGTCATTGCTGCTTCCTTGCAGGAAGAAAAGACATACCGCAGAGCTTTTGATCTGATTGCGGGGAATGACTCCGTTCAGGATGCGTTAAGTACGTTATAA